A stretch of DNA from Perca flavescens isolate YP-PL-M2 chromosome 11, PFLA_1.0, whole genome shotgun sequence:
GGAAATAGGAGTACAAGTTAAAGGCTCATGTTAGTGGTATTTCCATGGAAGTATTAGCTGTACTTTGAGGCATGCATTTTGATTTAATGTTATAACAAATCATATGCTGAATTTTTTAACAAAAGTCTTATATATCTGCTTTTGTTATTCTGTGGAAAATGGGTCAGCAAAACAAGCCAATGGATCTGTATAATGGGGTTGTAGTGCACTGCTTTTGTAAACCAATCAATGACTTGGATTCAGCACACCAAACATGAAGGCAGACATCCAGAGCAGATTGACCTATGAAGATGGCCTGCATTTAAATCTGGGACAGTAATGCCCCCACAGTACATAAGAATGATTTTCACTGCAACAAAACAGTTTTTATAAGAATCTAGGTCTGCATGAATGTCGTAATGTGCCACTAATCACTGTCATATACAAGAAAGGGAATGGTATAGCTTTTTCCATGAGAGCAGCAAAATATTCACAGATATTTTGACAACCAGCTCTGGTTGCTGGTTTGATCTGTGCTTCTTTGCTCTGGTGTGGTGAGCCTTCTTTCTCAGGCCGTTGTCAGTGTTTGTAAGAGGTACTTCGGCTTGGGCACAAGCCTGCATCCCTGAGAACTGTGAGCCAAGCAGGGTGCAGGTCTTCACGGGTGACTGAACACTGTGGAGCATTCAGGGCCCCCAGTCTCACAGCGTGAAAGGTTGACCCACAATGAAGCCTCCTCCATTTGTATGAGCTTCATCATCATTCAGATTGTGTCCTCAAGTAGGGGAGTGGCGCTGTCTCAACACTGGGGCTGAGTATGCAGCTCTCAGGCTTCGCCTCCTACGTTCACATGATTATTCCCACAGCCACTCAGCCTGTCACCGTATTTTTGGTAAAGCTCCAATCAGTCTAGTACTCATTATGTGTCTAACAATACCTTTCTTGTCTAATACATTTGGTACCACTTTACGTTAGATTTTGTCATTAAATGATTTTGTCAATAAATATCTTGCAGCACGAGATATATTATTAGACATTACAGCAGTGTATTACCGATTGCTATAGCATGACATAGCATTTATTTACCACTACTAAGTTATGTTTGAAagctttttatatatttaagtatatAAACACTATACTTGTATCTTCtttgcattatttattattataaagtggTTTCTCTATGTTAGAGAACTCTCAAGCCCCTAAGAAATACACAAAGTAGACATAATATTGTACATTGGATCATAGGCGCCGATTAATGTTTTCCTCTGTGGGTGCTGACACGCGCAcaccctttaaaaacaaaagtagtcaaaaaatgtttgcatttcagaaccttaggaaatagacagcggccgacacgaacacacacgccataaTAAAGCCATAACGTagtctttcaactcaggacagcgccacttctcacagatacagacaggattggagatgagaagtttaactgacaagTATAACCGCGACCAGCtttgtgggaaattataaatcaatgccactgACATTACCAATCGCACTATGAcggacgctccacttagcatctgcaatgtttaattttaaatgaatgtaaaaatgagCTGGCAGTCTGACTCACGTGGGTGCTCAAGCTCTGGAGTACCCACGGTATTGGCGCCTATGCATTGGATCCCTAGAATTAGGCAAATTGTGTTTGCATTAGCTGATTGGCATTAGTTCATTCATGCTTCACAATCACTGCCTTATTCATCAGCTGCTTGGTTACCAGCTGACTAGTGTCGTATTCATATTCACGCAGTTGTACTATACAGCATGGTCATTATAACCAGACACCTGTCACAATTACTCTGCTGATGCCTACATGCCAGTGCCCTTTGCTGCCACACCGATAGCCACCACCCCAAAGGGGGGGATTAGTCCTCCTATAACATTTTTGTTGCAGCTACGATTCTTTGACAGCTCATTCAAAGAGTAGAGACTTTTACGCCAAAGCTAATTGTGTAACCATTTATTATTAATGGCTTTCCTTGACATAAGTGTCTCTTGACTGAAACAGATGTTAAAGCTAAGGTGGAGGATATGAATCTCTTTCGTAATCACTGTTTTAGTTGACTTCATTATTTGAGAATGAGCACTGTGACAACGCTATATATGCTGAATTTTTATTTCTGAGTTTTGTTACAACTGTTAACACTGGTTTGATCACACTTTTTGACTGCACAATTTGACCCGGCCTGATCACTTGTTTTGAATTTCCTTTTGCATGGTGTGCAATGAACATTTTGTTCTTTTAAAAGGCTTCAGATGGATCACTGGCTTGTTGACAACTTGTCTTGTGTATTAACTCCTTTTTTTAAGCTTCACCTGAGCTCCTCAGTACAATTAATGGGGAAAGCCCAAGAACAGCTACCTCGAAATCGCCTGTATTCTGGCATACTGCCATCACTTCTACATATGGGTTGGAGTCTCCTTTTTCCACTTCACAAGGATGTCAGTTCTCCTGCCGTTTTACAGGGCTGACGGTGAAAAAACTAAAGATTAGTACTGCATTTGTTGTTGTGGGATCCCCGCTAAGTTCACTTCCCTGACCCCTGAGGCTCTCATCCCCTGCTGTTCCCCCTCCTTTCTGAGGTCTGGTATCCGTGAGAAGACCCCACTCCAGCTCCACTCCAGCAGGGCTCTCCCTCACCGCTGAAAGGCCTTTCTCTCATTAGCATGCCCCTGGGGGCTCCTCGGCCTGCTGTTGCCAAACAAACACAGCCAAGATCTTCTACCCTATCTCCCTCGCTGTCTGTTTCTTTCGGCAATCTCTCGCTTATTTTTAACAACTTGGTTTTCACTCTATCATCCCCTTAGCATTCTCTTATTTCTCCGTCCTTTTATCAGCTTACATTCTTCATGTTTCTGCCCTGATGATTCTCTGGATCCCccatttttcacatgctgtttcCTCTGTTATTTGTATCAGCCCAGAAGACCTTGTTTAGGAAATGCAGATTTGCCTTTCTTTCCTGTGTGCTTTTTATGTGAGTTAGAAGCCACCAGATGGAGGGAAGACAGCGGTCAGAGGTTGCTAATGTATTTTGCAGGAGCAGAGGGCATATGGTGCCAATCAGAAGATGAAGGGCTAACCCCCCAAcccgcacgcacacgcacgcacacacacacaaacactcccaCACTCCCACTCCCTCTTTCTTGAACTGTGGTCAGATGTGAAATAGAAAGAGTTGATATACTTTCTGCCTCAGCCTATACGGCACTCATTCGACTAAAGTAGGGGTCCATAGTCGCCCATCTGCACCCTCTCTGATATAACAATCCTGCTCTCATCGGATTGCTAATCAGGGTTTTACTTTTGTTTCTGAGACAAGCACACCTGAGAAGAAGGAGTCTGTTCAGGGCATGGATGAGGATTTGCATGTCATTAGGAAGACACATTGATTTGACTTAAACTGAATTGCAAAACagccaaaacaaacagaaaaactgcacattttgCCTGTGAAACTGGGTTTTAAGTGATATATGACTGGGGCTCAACCAAAGCCCTACTGACAAGACCTCTGAGCCTTGGACAGGAGCTGTGATCTACAGTGGATCGCTGCCTTCGCGAGGCAGGACGAGACGAAAAGAGCGAACGTGGAGGAGAGAgtaagagcgagagagagagcataaACGTGCGTGAAGCAGAGTgagtgagggaggagaggggagaaaggaagagagaatTTGCTGAAAGGAAGCATTTTTgttggatgggagaaaaacaaccATGGAAACTCCGTCAGAAGAAAACCAAGACCAGAGGCAGGACAAAAGAGGTACCAATAAGCGTTCACAAAGAGCCAGTTCAGTTCTTTTCACTGCTCTGTTTACTGGGGCTTTAACCTACTCCAgcctgcttcggtttcactccaAACAATAGTTGGGTAGATTTTTCTCAGATGGGAATTTTAAATGTCAGCACGGCATCCTTGTTTTAGTGTTTGTATGCACATCATTGTTGATATTCCAGTTGCTGATTGTGCATCACTGTCGTCTCTGTCATGCTTccagtctgttttgtttttttttgcagtatttttgcttgtttttgttttatgatCTAATTAGACGATTTTAGCAGACCTACCTCTTGCAGCGCGAGGGATGCTGTGTTGCCGCTGGTCATCATCATGCTAGTGTCACTTAATGAGGCTGTTGCAGAATTAACAGCAGATCAATCAAACCTGCAGGGTGTGTTTGAGTTGTTCTTTCAGGGGGACTGGTGATTAATGAGGTGGATGAGGGGCTGACAAGGACAAAGATAAATGAACCAGACATTAtcagtctcttatatagacatCTGTAAGGAGTGTGTacaataaagagagagagagagtcattAACTTGCTCACCCCATCTTGTAGAAATCAGCAGGAACCATTGATTATTTTATTGCTCTCTTTTTGAACATCTATTTCAGGTAAAATATTGAACATTCAGAACATCCAAGAAAGGCTgcttaataatgtaatatttgtgaaaaaaagagtCTGTGACTTTTAAAcctctcttttcttttagtgatatttttaattaattcttaATCTCTAAATTTGTATAACTTGAAGAGTTTTGTACCAAAACAAATATCTATAAATAATTAAACCTTTGACCGTGtagaaaaagtcacatatatctagGGCTGTAACTAATGATAAGTCATTTTCCCGCCGTCAGATAATAGGGAAACATGTCCATCACAGCTTCCCAGAGTCCCAGTGTTGTCTGTTTGCCTGAGAAAGCAGAAACTCCTTATATTTGAGAAGCAGCGAATGTTTagtatttttgcttgaaaaataccttaaaatatTAACCGATTAACACATTTTAAGTCTTTATGAGGACAGTATAGAGCTGACAGGAAATGataggagagagatggggaatgacaagCAACAAAGTTCCCTTGCCGGACTCCAATCAAGGACGTTTCAATAACATGGTTGGGGTTCTGAGCTATGTCTTTTTAAAAGAACCCAGAGTCGGAAACCTGTGGGTCTGTAAACCTATTCAGACACTGTATGTGATATTGGCCATAGGCCTATAAAAAGAATTGACCTGACTAAACTCTCCCATCATTTCCTTACACATCACACAGCTCATGTTCACAAATTTACTCCTCAACTGTCCCCAAACACGCAATTTATGACCCATTATGGCCACCATTGCTTTTTATTGTTAATACATCCACACATCCCCCTCGGCTCCTTTTACACACAGCCATGGCTGAGCTGCAGTCAACCGCTATTAGCTGAAAGAGTATAAGTTTCCCTTGTTAGGTAAGTAAACAGTAAGACCACTTTATGACTAATTGGCAGGCACAAATCACCCCTGTCCCCCGAGAATGGCCTTTAAAGCCATTATGGCATTTTTAAGTCTCCTCTCAAAGAGGAGATTGTGGAAAATGAGACTGTTTCTCATAAATAGTCTATTGGCAGCTCGCCCCAATGAAGCAACAAACAACAATACCTAACATTAGCTGTAAACAGACACATCTGTTAGCAATGAGGCTCTATGCTAGATTAAAACTGGATGGTGTTTTTGTCGGAGCTAGAAGCAAATTTGTTGTTCAGGCCCCGGCGAAGAGATGGAAGAGTTGCAGCGTCTTCATCCCAAATTGTGCCTGTCCATGTGTGTTAATTTGTGTGAGTAGGATTTATTTGTATATGATATACATACTTTTACTATGTAGATACTCTATGATTATGTGGTGTTTCTACGCATTTGTCTTGCATGTGATTCGTTGTTTGCGtagatgtgtttttgtttgtgtttatgtctggTATGGACATCAAATTAAACAAtctgtttccaaatgtctgctGCTGAGTTGAATCGGGGGCGAATTTAGACATTTTTCCACTTTCCACTGATGGTCCCAGCTGTGGGAAGATTTCAGCTTCGTAACAGGCTGTGTTCACGTGAAGTCTGGTCGAAGGATGGAGGGTGGTGATGTAGCATGAACCAGCTGCAGGGGTTAGTTTGATGAGCCTGGGCTCGAGCTAACTGTGGTGATGCATAGATGGATTAACTTGTTTGGAGACACCAGGGCAAACATTTGTTATTGTCGGGTCCCCTGTTGCCACCTGTACCCATCAAGCACAGTGCACACAGAAAACTATAGAAGGCAACTTCTTTATATTTTGCAGAAAAACCAACCAACAACTGCTACTGGTATAAGTTGTCTTCCTATTGGGGCTGCTAGTAacaattgttttcattattgataAATCGATCAATTATTTTTTGGATTCATTGCTTGGAGTCCAAGCAGGcattttcaaatgtcttgtcTTGTGTGACGAGCAGTCCAAAACCCATatcatttgagaagctggaactagTGGATTTTTATCATTCTTGCTTAAAAATTACTTATTATTACTTACCTAATTatcatcaattatcaaaattgtttgCTTTTTGTCGGTCAACTAATCAATGAATCGATCAATCGACAAATCGATGCAGCTCTAACTCCTGAAATATTATCTGGTCCCAGTTTTTCTTTACCGAAGTATATGGTAATTTGATGAAACACAGCTTTATTTAAGAAAAAGACACCAGGTGAGCATAATATACAATAAAggtgtattatattatatattaatgcAGGACCCAGCTGATATTGTCCTTTTAATGATATAAATTCCTTAACAAATTTGCAATTAACCAAAAACCAGGTCACTCACGAAGTAAGTAGACCTAGGGGTCTTGGGGCCTCTGAAAGTCTGGGGCCCTGGGGTAGTTGCCCACTTTGCCCACTTGGTAATCCAGCATGGTAGTTATTGACACAAGGCTAAGATGAACCCTTGTTTTCTTGATCACtctggtgtgtctgtttatctcCCCGCGAGTTGGTATTAATGAGCCATCTCATTCACACATTGAATGATTTGAGCTGCTTTGACAAACAGGATCCTCCTGGAGTGTGAAGTGGCTGCTGTGGCCCATTGTTGGCTGGGCTATGTGCAGTGCTGGAGGGGCACACAGGATGGAGCTCAGCGGTGGGCTTGTCCTGGGCCTCAAGCCTGTGGGCCGGAAGCGCAGGACCGTGGTTCACTGCCATTCTGAATGGCCCCTGAGAGTCCAGTGTGATGGACAGTCTAGGGCTGTGCACACTGGCTCTTTGTATCAGGGCATCTTGGACTCTGTCTctattttttctgtctctctcacacaatgttatacacgcacagacacacacacacacacacacacacacacacacacacacacacacacacagacacagacacagacagacagacagacagacagacagacagacagacagacagacagacactctttctcacacaagcgtctttttccctctctcctcaTGATCCCGATGTGGCAAATGTAGCCACTGCTGTAAAGCCTCACATTGTCATTACAAACAGTCGCtaacttgtctgtctgtctcgctCTATTTTTCATTCTGTTCTCCTCTCATTCATGTACTGTAGCGAAGAGTTGGAGAGTGGAGAGTGGAGAGTCCTGAAGTGGTTTGAGGTCTAACCAGTACTGGGAGCATGTGAAAGTCATCCGAGGGATAAGGCCCAACGTGATTTCATTTAAAAGTGTGCTTCACTCAGAACAAGCCAGCAGGATCCATCTAGTACAAGCTTGTTGTTGAGAGAGTCACCAGCTCCTACTGTTACCCCCTGTGGAGGAGGGTGATTTGAGCTGAAGTATCCTGTACGCTATGAAATCCCACACAGTACACTTAGAGAAAACAGACTGTACATTACTGTGTGGTAGGTTTACTCATACTGGCTGTCTTATAACTCTCTAAATGCACATTACAACATCATGTATGCAATTTTGTTAACCATCAACTGTCTAATTGTAGAATCCATATACCTCTTTGAACTAGACTTTGTAATTTGAAAAGATGCAAGACCAAGGAATTATGTTTAACTTGGAAACAAAATAGTCTAATAATAGATGTATGATTTAGAAATATTCTTATCTGCTTTCTTTCCAAGAGTTAGAGGAAAAGATTGATCTTTTCCTCTAACTTTCAGCAAGAAAGTGACAAGTGaacttcccaaaatgtcaaattattccTTAACCCAACAGTGTAGTCCCAGCTCCCttaagaaagaagagagaaaaagcaaAGCTTGTGTCAAGATCTGATTCTGAAACATGAGGCTTTCTATAAAGTAGGCAGATTTAATGATAAGGATGCACATAATATCTCACAGATCCGGCAATTACTCTAAAATCCCACCTCTGCTTTGAATCCATTGACTGAATAAGACTGATTTTACTTTTGGTGCAGACTACCGTCCCCATGGTGCTTTGTGCAGGACTGCTTGAAGTGGTGTGGCTTTGATGTTAGTTCTGTTTCCCCTGATGTCTAATACCAAGACTAAAGCTTTCACAGAGGCCTTTTGTGAACAGAGTAGTATTCCTGAGGCTGCTAATAGTTGAACCTCGTCAGTGGGTCTGTCCTCGTGCCAGTGTTTTTTCAGTCAGCCAGAACAGAGTTATACTAACCTGCCAACATGTCCAGTCCAGCTGTGAAAATACCACCTTGGAATTATTGTGTTATTAAAGATAACAACCACTAAGTGACACAAGGTTTTTCCAATATGCTCAATCTGAATGGATGAATGCTTCAAAAGCAAACCTCTCCTGTGGAATGAACGCTAATCAAACATGTGGCTTATCGATTGGATTGGTGGCTTTCAAACATAATGTCTTTCTAGGTGCTCAACGTCAGTCCATGACATGCTCCAAGGGAGGGTGGTGCATGGTCAatgtgacattttaaagcatttcCTACATTCAGTATAGACTTCATGGAAGACAAAGTTTCTTATAGCTTTAGACATccctgtatgtgtttttttttctcattttcagaTCTAGCAAAATTCAGGCAATTGAGGCAGACTGACTGTCATGATGATATCATGGCGTCCAGTACCATGCGTTCAACTTTTAGACAGTTGATCTAATGGGAATAGTGACATATTTCAACTCAGGGTTTGAAAACAGACACTGATTTTCATCCATGACATGCCACAATTTATTACAATcaaattaatttacaataaaccAGTGTGACTGTTGTGACTGCTCTGTGCACATTTAATTCGAGAGATTTGGTAATAGAGGCAGACTTTTCCTAAGGAAACATTTATTCTCTTCAGCAGGCTGAACTGTGAGACCTAGTGGATTTATAGCTAAAATACAGTTGCATTGTGCGTGTGGCATTCACCACAAGAGCAATTCTTCCTtaaaatggactgtatttactTTGCAGCTGGGCTCAATATCCTGTGTGCTCTGACTCCCAGCAGCCCACTCACCCTCCCCGACAAAAATGTGATCTGCGGTagacgttagctactctgctgtgggCAACCTCATTGAGCTGTGGTTAACATGCTGCCATGACAACTGCTATTCACCCACCATgggacaaaaatgttttttatctcCCCGTACTACACAAATAGTCAGGATGAAGCGTCTGACTGCTGGCCCATTTATTTGTTATGACAACTAGTACAAACACAGATTAACTTTCAGGATTCTCACCTCATTGAAGAAGCAAGCAagtagaaaatatttttttattttttttaatttgtgttaaaATAAGCTCTGCCGCCTCCCAattagcccccccccccccgtttcCTACTACATACAAGAAAGAGCAGAGATAAGAAAAAACTGTGAATGTGATAATTCAAGAAGACTTCAGTACGTCACTTGTTAGCCTCTACACACCCTATCATATAGAAATTATAGATCATAACATCACAATTTTGCAAATGCCTATAATGGTCTCTTACATTGCTGACATGGAACAGAATGTGCACTGATTTTGATGCAAACCTTTGCCCAATAATTTCCATTAAATTATAATCACATTGTCTTGTTTCTATTACATAGGCTGTGCTTGGCTAATGGTGCATTTGCTTGATCTTGCTTGATCTGTTCTGTGATTGTTGATGCAAATCTTTCAAAGCCAGAACAATATAAATAAGCTTAATTTTCTACTCTAAAACCTGTAATAATTCatgttttggcttttttttcacttaaaaCTGCTGACCTGCTTTTGTAAACATTTGtgacaaccaaaacaatgagcttaaAGAGGCTAAAATTCTtcatagagctgaggggaagtgTACAGTTGGTGATAATTCActgtaggttcatcactacAAGTGCCCTCTGTCACATAcacagtcatttgatccattgttaatgtaaacatattgattatagcagctttaaatACTTTAGTTGCTGTGTGAGATCAGGCATTTGTGAGAGCTTAAAGCATAAACAGCCATTGACCTGGATGTCCTATGACTCAACATCATCCTGTCAAACACATGTGGGTCTGATTGGAAGCACACTGTGGTTTGTTTGCATGCATCTACAGACAGCACATTGTGGTGACTGGCTCTATTTCCAGGCATTAGAACACATTGCATGAGGCAGATCCATCTGGGTCACTTCATTCCCTCATTGGGAGTTGCCATTGATTTCCATTACAGCTTGGCTGACACCCATTGCTCTGACCTGCTGGATGGCCATTAGTGCCCTTTAAGTGTAGTGATGAAACGTCAGGTTAAACCTTAAAGGCAGTATAGACTGTAAAAAGCCCAACACAACAAACTGTACTGTTTCCGCTGTTATATTGCAGAAGTCTCAAAAGGAAGCATGCCTCATCAAGCGTGATCACAGTCAAACCTATTTTGAAACAGACTTGTCTGTGTCAGTTCCTTTTATTCTTTAGttgaaagtgaaagtgaaaaggCAGTGTTCTTTAAGGAGTCCTGATCCTGTGTTATTAGTTACAACATGATACATGACTGGTGATCTGTCCAGGGTGTGCTGGGATAGGcttgatggatgaatggatgactCAATATGAATACTAATCTTATACTTTGTTCCCCTGAGGTCACTTCCTGTCCTGCAAGTGAAACATAATCCCTTATATGGACTTGGGAGCTGATGTTGACATATCATTTTTTCCTATATTGCCTTTTAAAGCAAAACAATCTAGTATAAAACACTGGTTCAGGATATCAAGTGAGACTTGTCGCTGACCCAATTGGTCTAttcttctcccccccccccaacctacAGGTTGCTTTGAGTGCTGCATCAAATGTTTAGGCGGGGTGCCGTATGCGTCGCTGGTGGCTACAATCCTCTGCTTTTCTGGCGTTGCCCTGTTCTGTGGATGTGGCCATGTGGCTCTCGCTGGCACAGTGACCATCTTGGAAAACCACTTCTCCAAGGTCACCAGTGATCACGCCATGCTGACTGATGTGTAAGTGACttgtactctgtgtgtgtgtgtgtgtgtgctacatgGCTGCTTGTAATGCTTGTCACAGTAGGATCCATTACCCAATATGCTCACTGTGAAAATATGCTCTTACATAACCGTCACAATAAAGAGGGGCCTAAAAGTAAGATGGATCTCACTTTTAATGAGGTTGTCTTTATGTTGGTTATTTTTAGTCGATAACATCTCCCATGTCCACCTTATCCTGGTGAACAGTCCTAatatggacctttttttttttttttttacagtgcatcCATTAGTCGAGACAATAAAAGAGGAATGACAAGAGACAGGACTGCACATATGTTTCATGTTGGTGTAGATTTGGAGTGCACTGTTTAGTTAAAGATGTCTACAGAGGCAGTCCGTCTCTTGGTGGATGATTTCCAGAGACATGCATCACCTGTTATCTCCACATAAGTGTCTCTCTGCACGTCTTTGGGAAGCTGGATCACAATCTTAATCATAACCATCTGTTTATGGTTAATCAGCCAGCCCAGGTTATGTTTTAAAGATTGCATGCAAAAAACCTTAAAATGATTGTAAGCAGCTATTTTCCACACCAGACAGTGGTACGTCATGCTATTACTTTACCTCACATTTTTAGTGGGTCTCTCCAGGTGTTACGTTTCGAGGCTAAATGCAAAGTAGTGCTGGATATGTGCTTTTAACCCATTGCAGCTTTACAGGCACAACTAAGCCAATGTGTGACATTGCTTTTTAACAGAATACAGCTGATGCAGTATGTCATCTACGGCATTGCTTCATTTTTCTTCCTGTATGGGATCATTCTGCTGGCTGAGGGCTTCTACACAACCAGTGCCGTAAAGGAACTGCACAGTGAGTTCAAGACCACCATCTGTGGACGCTGCATCAGTGGAATGGTATGTTAATACAACCACACATCGCTGTGTCCAACCTGATTTTTAAACACAGAGtgcttaaaaaaaaggtttcatgCCATGTGATTAGAtgataaaatacaaacaaagatgaagatgatgaattgttacattttacaaCTGGTTTAGTTTCATGGTTATCTGATAATGCCAACATGGTGCCATGTCTGTGTCCTCAGTTTGTGTTCCTCACATACATTCTGGGTGTGGCCTGGCTTGGTGTGTTTGGCTTTTCGGCCGTGCCAGTCTTCCTCTTCTACAACATGTGGTCTACCTGTGCGGCCATGAGGTCTCCCATAGCCAACTTCACCAACATTGACTCCATCTGCGTGGATGTTCGTCAGTACGGTAAGAGATTAGGCATTGAGaatgggcagtggtggcctaaaggttcaatccccagaccgacaggataaaatctgggtggggaaagtgaaagagcagcgcttgtccctccctcattaccaacactgaggtgcccttgagcaaggcccttaaccctaaccgctccagtggagctgctcagtggccagcagatcagactgtggtccaggtatgaatgtgtaactgtgtgaatgtgatcagggcgttcctgcaaaagagaggctgcctctcagtgaaccttccctgaataaaataaaggttaaaaaaaatagcacTTTGTCTGAgaatatgtcttgttttattAGTGTATACACTGAACCAATtgaaacaatataataatctaAAACCAAGCAAGGTCTAAATGTGAGCCCTCATCACCTGTTGCATATGTCTTGTGATTGTGACCA
This window harbors:
- the gpm6bb gene encoding glycoprotein M6Bb isoform X2, which encodes MGCFECCIKCLGGVPYASLVATILCFSGVALFCGCGHVALAGTVTILENHFSKVTSDHAMLTDVIQLMQYVIYGIASFFFLYGIILLAEGFYTTSAVKELHSEFKTTICGRCISGMFVFLTYILGVAWLGVFGFSAVPVFLFYNMWSTCAAMRSPIANFTNIDSICVDVRQYGIIPWNATPGKACGSTLGDICNTNDFYMSYHLYIVACAGAGATVIALLIYMMATTYNFAVLKFKSREDCCTKF
- the gpm6bb gene encoding glycoprotein M6Bb isoform X1, with the translated sequence MGCFECCIKCLGGVPYASLVATILCFSGVALFCGCGHVALAGTVTILENHFSKVTSDHAMLTDVIQLMQYVIYGIASFFFLYGIILLAEGFYTTSAVKELHSEFKTTICGRCISGMFVFLTYILGVAWLGVFGFSAVPVFLFYNMWSTCAAMRSPIANFTNIDSICVDVRQYGIIPWNATPGKACGSTLGDICNTNDFYMSYHLYIVACAGAGATVIALIHFLMILSANWAYLKDASQMHAYQDIKMKEERELQDITSRSKECLNSYT